The following are encoded together in the Chaetodon trifascialis isolate fChaTrf1 chromosome 3, fChaTrf1.hap1, whole genome shotgun sequence genome:
- the pigu gene encoding phosphatidylinositol glycan anchor biosynthesis class U protein, producing MAAPLTLLLILAVTIRAALYRSSLADLIAERVEVVSPLTAWKRVVEGLALLDLGVSPYSGDVFHETPLIIYLFHFVVDYAEITFMLADVVTAVALYMAVTEYNKQVFRKQKFALEADRYPLDCLELIRSPKEMYYIPLKVAMFYLLNPFTILSCVAKSTCGLNNAVIALFILATIKENVLLSAIFLSLATYQSIYPLTLCAPALLYLMQRQYIPVNFRQFSFWWFITQYAFMYLGSLFVIVCLSFFLLGSWDYLPSVYGFILSVPDLTPNIGLFWYFFAEMFEHFRLFFLCVFQINVFFYTIPLSIKLKEHPVFLIFMQLAVISIFKSYPTVGDIALYMAFLPVWSHLHRFLRNIFLVSCVLLACSALFPVLWHLWIYAGSANSNFYYAITLLFNVAQILLVSDYFYAFLRREHHLSYGLYLKRKDGSEATLVLK from the exons ATGGCGGCTCCCTTGACACTACTTTTGATTTTAGCCGTTACAATCCGTGCAGCTCTCTACAGATCGAGTTTAGCGGACTTAATTGcggagagggtggaggtggtgtcTCCGCTGACCGCCTGGAAAAGAG tGGTTGAAGGTTTGGCTCTGCTTGACTTGGGAGTCTCACCGTACTCTGGAGATGTTTTCCATGAG acTCCTCTCATCATTTACCTCTTTCACTTTGTGGTGGACTACGCAGAGATAACGTTTATG TTGGCTGACGTGGTCACTGCGGTGGCGCTCTACATGGCGGTGACGGAGTACAACAAGCAAGTG ttcagaaagcagaagtttGCCTTGGAGGCCGACCGTTACCCCCTCGACTGTCTGGAGCTCATCAGGAGCCCCAAAGAAATGTACTACATCCCTCTGAAAGTGGCCATGTT TTACCTGTTGAACCCGTTCACCATCCTGTCCTGCGTTGCCAAGTCAACCTGCGGCCTGAACAACGCTGTCATCGCCCTCTTCATCCTCGCCACAATAAAGG AAAATGTCTTGCTGAGTGCCATTTTTCTGTCCTTGGCCACGTATCAGTCCATCTatcctctcactctgtgtgcTCCGGCGCTGCTGTATTTGATGCAG CGTCAGTACATCCCGGTGAACTTTCGGCAGTTCAGCTTCTGGTGGTTCATCACTCAGTACGCCTTCATGTACCTGGGCAGCCTGTTCGTCAtcgtctgtctctccttcttcctgctCGGCTCGTGGGACTACCTGCCGTCCGTCTACGGCTTCAT CCTCTCGGTACCCGACCTGACCCCGAACATCGGCCTCTTCTGGTATTTCTTCGCCGAGATGTTTGAGCACTTccgcctcttcttcctctgcgtCTTCCAGATCAATGTCTTCTTCTACACCATCCCTCTGTCCATCAAACTCAA ggagcATCCAGTGTTTCTGATCTTCATGCAGTTAGCTGTGATCTCCATCTTTAAGTCTTACCCCACTGTGGGGGACATCGCCCTCTACATGGCCTTCCTTCCTGTCTGGAGTCACCTGCACAGAT TCCTGAGGAACATCTTCCTGGTGTCCTGCGTCCTGCTGGCCTGCTCGGCTCTGTTTCCCGTCCTCTGGCACCTCTGGATCTACGCCGGCAGCGCCAACTCCAACTTCTACTACGCCATAACGCTGCTGTTCAACGTGGCACAG ATTCTGCTGGTGTCTGATTATTTCTACGCTTTCTTGAGGAGGGAACACCATCTCAGCTACGGACTCTACCTGAAGAGGAAGGACGGCTCCGAGGCGACACTCGTCCTCAAATAA